Proteins encoded within one genomic window of Triticum aestivum cultivar Chinese Spring chromosome 2D, IWGSC CS RefSeq v2.1, whole genome shotgun sequence:
- the LOC123048426 gene encoding putative receptor-like protein kinase At4g00960 — MDFELHLIKSITNNFSKNQEVGSGAYGAVYRAVHNGEEIAVKRLHALQGLDDKEFDNEFRNFTKIFHKNVVRLIGYCYESQEKFVEHNGDLIRAKAMERVLCFEYMQRGSLEKYIGDKPCELDWTTCYEIIKGTCEGLNHLHMQKKHIFHLDMKPANILLDNSMAPKIADLGLSKLVSSTITYKAEVKKGTYGYMPPEYINNGFISEKFDVFSLGVIIIKMMAGNTGHVSCFEMSPKEFIELVSKTWKEKMQAVSGYSSHEIYILQVRRCIEIALRCICKDRKERPNIEKIVHELEELEVETNKIALPFDRSKDLILKRSCATNDVAVEPAFELRFLFEPRKEVSCCLQLTNKTDGFLAFNIKVNKNKYRAQPSIGTMPPCSKCYVIVTLRPQGAAPPNMQCHDMLLVQSISISEQLASEDTQISYQEVFKTTLAEKVVDEVKLPIVYVPLLDG, encoded by the exons ATGGACTTTGAGCTCCATTTGATTAAGAGTATTACAAACAATTTTTCGAAGAACCAAGAAGTTGGGAGCGGTGCATATGGAGCTGTTTACAGG GCGGTGCATAACGGGGAAGAGATTGCTGTGAAGAGGCTTCATGCCTTGCAAGGACTTGATGATAAGGAATTCGATAATGAATTCCGTAATTTTACAAAGATCTTTCACAAAAACGTTGTAAGGTTAATTGGTTACTGCTATGAATCACAAGAAAAATTCGTTGAGCACAATGGGGACCTAATTCGTGCTAAAGCTATGGAGCGAGTTCTTTGCTTCGAATATATGCAGCGTGGAAGCCTTGAGAAATATATTGGAG ATAAACCTTGTGAACTTGATTGGACAACATGTTATGAAATTATTAAAGGGACATGTGAGGGTTTAAATCATCTTCACATGCAGAAAAAACATATTTTCCATCTGGACATGAAACCTGCTAACATATTGCTAGATAATAGCATGGCTCCCAAAATTGCAGATCTTGGTTTATCCAAGCTTGTTTCTTCCACAATAACATATAAAGCAGAGGTGAAAAAAGGAACATA TGGGTACATGCCACCAGAGTACATAAACAATGGATTCATATCTGAGAAGTTTGATGTGTTCAGTCTGGGGGTCATAATTATAAAAATGATGGCTGGGAATACAGGCCATGTCAGCTGTTTTGAAATGTCCCCAAAAGAGTTCATTGAGCTT GTAAGTAAAACTTGGAAGGAGAAGATGCAGGCAGTGTCAGGGTATTCATCTCACGAGATATACATCCTTCAAGTGCGCAGATGCATTGAGATAGCATTGCGATGTATATGCAAGGATCGAAAAGAAAGACCTAATATAGAGAAAATTGTTCATGAACTGGAGGAACTGGAGGTTGAGACCAATAAAATTGCACTACCTTTTGATCGGTCAAAAGACCTAATTCTGAAG AGAAGTTGTGCCACCAATGATGTGGCGGTGGAACCAGCGTTCGAGTTGCGCTTCCTCTTCGAGCCGAGGAAGGAGGTGTCGTGCTGCCTGCAGCTCACCAACAAGACGGATGGTTTCCTCGCGTTCAACATAAAGGTCAACAAGAACAAGTACCGCGCACAGCCCAGCATTGGCACAATGCCTCCGTGCTCCAAGTGTTATGTCATCGTGACGCTGCGTCCGCAGGGGGCGGCACCACCCAACATGCAGTGTCACGACATGCTGCTCGTGCAGAGCATCAGCATCAGCGAGCAACTGGCATCAGAAGATACTCAAATTTCTTATCAAGAAGTGTTCAAGACAACCTTAGCGGAGAAGGTGGTAGATGAGGTGAAACTGCCAATTGTTTATGTTCCTTTATTGGATGGATAA